One stretch of Epinephelus lanceolatus isolate andai-2023 chromosome 15, ASM4190304v1, whole genome shotgun sequence DNA includes these proteins:
- the six4a gene encoding homeobox protein SIX4a yields the protein MSSSSAGEVSTANDIKRENVKEVDKRECIKLVALDAAELSMERTTPNTDAVRTELLVSAASSLAFSPEQVACVCEALQQGGNVDRLARFLWSLPQSDLLRGNESILKAQALVAYHQVRYQELYSILENHSFSPSNHTFLQDLWYKARYTEAEKARGRPLGAVDKYRIRRKYPLPRTIWDGEETVYCFKERSRNALKDLYNQNRYPSPAEKRNLAKITGLSLTQVSNWFKNRRQRDRNPSEAQSKSESDGNHSTEDESSKGQEELSPRPLSNSSDGVITHGTLPIQTGPLDSGVVIQQIGDIKLPPGSSGGGLYNGSLVTSNTSSTVFHNGGSSYLHTPGNILFNGLNLGIQPLAFNPLRPSGGVLLGGSGMDMQMQTGQEKGLGSSAEDSALQYASYSSCVNGAEVKLEGVHTMAAQNGGSSVLTFSSSSGALQLGGYSLVQVGSGVSDSDGSSLLNSDVGLPPLQLSSASSSSQQGTMPLNNVAVSSSSDDSFQQQDKLTMTSLHHSTVLYSMSNAGQPAIKKEPLEGGVYSSYHHGLHLDPSGQLSYTTPNSEEVPSSQGPASSTENPAVSSSSPEPEVYTTLTVSTPLMAQTDPSSHHLQPTEYIGGHEVRGPSSHLMGPGMNSNYMNLSENKVDGSGSGGVSEMVRAMCGEMEAVEGKELAKLQTVQMEEDMADL from the exons atgtcctcttCTTCTGCCGGAGAAGTCTCAACAGCGAATGACATCAAGAGGGAAAATGTGAAGGAGGTGGATAAGCGGGAGTGCATCAAGCTTGTGGCGCTGGACGCGGCGGAGTTGTCCATGGAGCGCACGACTCCCAACACGGACGCGGTGCGCACGGAGCTGTTGGTGAGCGCCGCTTCCTCACTGGCTTTCTCCCCGGAGCAAGTGGCGTGTGTCTGCGAGGCTTTGCAGCAGGGAGGTAATGTGGACCGGCTGGCCAGGTTCCTGTGGTCCCTGCCACAGAGTGACCTGCTACGCGGCAATGAAAGCATCCTGAAAGCCCAAGCCCTCGTCGCGTACCACCAGGTTCGGTACCAGGAGCTGTACAGTATTTTGGAGAACCACAGTTTCAGCCCGTCCAACCACACCTTTCTGCAAGATCTGTGGTACAAGGCCCGGTACACCGAGGCGGAGAAGGCGCGGGGGAGACCCCTGGGCGCCGTGGACAAGTACCGGATCCGGAGAAAGTACCCTCTCCCCAGGACTATCTGGGACGGCGAGGAGACTGTGTATTGTTTCAAGGAGAGGTCCCGGAACGCGCTGAAGGATCTGTATAACCAGAATAGGTACCCCTCTCCTGCCGAGAAAAGAAACCTCGCCAAGATTACAGGACTCTCCTTGACCCAGGTCAGCAACTGGTTCAAAaacaggagacagagagacagaaacccGTCCGAGGCACAATCAAAAAG TGAATCTGATGGAAACCACAGCACAGAGGATGAGTCAAGCAAAGGCCAGGAGGAGCTGTCTCCCCGGCCCCTGTCTAACTCCTCAGATGGGGTGATCACCCATGGGACCCTTCCCATTCAAACAGGGCCTCTGGACAGTGGGGTGGTCATCCAGCAGATCGGGGACATCAAGCTGCCCCCTGGATCCAGCGGTGGCGGTCTGTACAACGGAAGTCTAGTGACCAGCaacacctcctccactgtgtttCACAACGGTGGCTCGTCTTACCTCCACACACCTGGAAACATCCTCTTCAACGGGCTCAATTTGGGCATCCAGCCGCTTGCCTTCAACCCTCTGAGGCCATCCGGAGGGGTGCTGCTGGGGGGCTCTGGTATGGACATGCAGAtgcagacaggacaggagaaaggACTGGGCAGTTCTGCTGAGGACTCTGCCCTGCAGTATGcctcctactccagctgtgtgaACGGTGCAGAGGTGAAGCTGGAGGGGGTTCACACCATGGCTGCCCAGAACGGAGGCTCCTCTGTGCTCACGTTCAGCTCCTCGTCAGGTGCGCTGCAGCTGGGTGGCTACAGCCTGGTCCAGGTAGGAAGTGGAGTCTCTGACAGCGATGGCAGCTCATTACTCAACAGCGACGTAGGTCTTCCTCCACTGCAGCTCTCCTCTGCCTCATcttcctcacaacaag GTACAATGCCTCTGAACAACGTAGCAGTGAGTTCCTCCAGCGACGACTCGTTCCAGCAGCAGGACAAGCTGACCATGACGTCCCTGCACCACAGCACAGTCCTCTACAGCATGAGCAATGCCGGCCAGCCGGCCATCAAGAAGGAGCCTCTGGAGGGAGGCGTCTACTCCTCGTACCACCACGGGCTCCACCTGGACCCCAGTGGTCAGCTCAGCTATACCACCCCCAACTCAGAAGAGGTTCCTTCCAGTCAAGGTCCAGCCTCCAGCACGGAGAACCCCGCCGTCAGCTCGTCCAGCCCTGAGCCAGAGGTCTACACCACCCTCACCGTCAGCACGCCCCTGATGGCTCAAACGGACCCCAGCAGCCACCATCTCCAGCCCACAGAGTACATCGGGGGCCACGAGGTCCGGGGGCCCTCCTCACACCTGATGGGCCCCGGCATGAACAGCAACTACATGAACCTTTCAGAGAACAAGGTGGACGGCTCAGGCTCTGGAGGCGTGAGTGAGATGGTGCGGGCGATGTGTGGGGAGATGGAGGCTGTGGAGGGGAAGGAGCTAGCCAAACTACAGACAGTGCAGATGGAGGAGGACATGGCTGACCTTTAA